TGGACAGAATGCCTTCCCGGTCGCTCGTGGACTGCATGATGCGATCGTCCATCATCAAGACGGCCCGTTCCTCTGAACGCTCTCGTCGATCCAGGAAAAGGCGATGACGGATCCGGGTCCTGCTCGCGTCAACTCCTCCACCGCCCGTTCGATCTCGTGCGCATGGAAATTGATGCCTCCGCGGATGATTACGTCCTTGCTTCGCCCGACGACGAACACCTCCCCTGCCCTCAGAAAGCCCAGATCCCCGGTGCGCACTTCGCCACTCGTCGAAACCGTGCACCTGCGGACTCGTTCGCGGAACCGCGATTCCACTAATGCAGATCTCTCCGACCTCGGCCGCCTCCACGGGATGTCCTTGCTCGTTCCGCACAGTCACGTGCACGCAATCCAACGGAGCACCGTTCCCGAGCATCCGGCGAGCCCCGGTCCCGTCACGTGACACGACTCGTCCGGCCAGCAACTGTTCCGAATCGAACCCCAGTTCCAAGCGTGGCGTCCCGCGCCGGCGAGTCGACGCCGCGACGACGCTTCCGCGAGCCCATAGGCAGGCTGAAGGACCCACTCGCCGAGCCGATCGGCTCGAAGGCCTTCCTCGAACCGGATCAGGGCATGCGGAAACACGGGCTCGGCCCCCACCCACACGTAGCCGAGGCTCGAGAGATCAACCCGCGGGCGCGCTCCGCGGGACGCGAGCAGACCAAGAAGCCTCAGTGAAGACGGAGTCGCGGTAGACGGCGCACCGCGGTGGGTCTGTATCGCGGTGAGCCACGACCACGGCGTCGCGGAGAACACCTCGGTCGGCAGCATGATCAAGTCGCCACCCCCGAACAACGCCTGGGTGAACACGCCGAGCCCCATGTCGTGGTGCAGGGGCATCCAGGATACGATCGGTGTGTCCGGACCGGTACCCGCACGCTCCGCAATCGCCGTCGCATTCGCCACGAGATGCGCATGAGTAATGGGGATCAGCCGCGGTCTGCCCGTTGTGCCGGAGGACAGTTGGAGGATCGCGAGATCGTCCGGCACTGAGTTCCACCGGATCGGACTGCCGTCATCGCTGAGCAATTGCCCGGGCTCAATGGCGTGACAAAGCGGCGTCGCGGCGCACCTACCCTCTCCAGGGTGTCGCTGGCCTTTCGGCACGAACGTCACGCCCGGTGCGACACAGCCCAGCGTATCGCGCAACAAGGCCGCGTGGCGTACATGGCCTCGCATCTGCCACGGGAGGAGGCATACCGGCGAACGATGCATCCACGCTGCAAGGATGATCACCAGTGCGTCGAACGATGTCGGAAGCACGGATGCGATCGGTCGGCCCTCGTCGACTCCGGCTCGCGACAAGTCCCTCGACAAGGTGGCCGCGCACCTAAGCAGCCTTTCAAACCTTATCTCATCGTGGGACGCAGCGGAGTTGTAGACAATGGCACGGCCCGCGTGCCCGCGATCTGCCAATAGTGCAGGGATGGAATGGGCCGCGAGATTCTGCCCCATGTCAGTCAGCGTCGATCCCGCGTCCGGCTGAAGATGTGATACTCGACGCGCCGCTCCTCCGGCCCGACGAATTGCCTGAGCCACTCCTCGTCGCAGGATCCTGCAGACACCTCCCAAGAGATCCAAACGCGCGTCATCCCGCGCCTGGACATGCTGTCGAGGACAGCGCGCGCCAGCAGCGGCGCAATGCTGGAAGTGTCTTCGTCCGGATCCACGGCGAGCCAGGCCAGGAAGCCTTCCCTGACGAGATCGATCGCCCCACGCATCTCCTCGAGGTCTGCGGTCCCAGCCATGCCGCTGGCTGCTCGAAAGGACTCCGTCAGGTTGGGGAATCCACCGCAGAAGCCGACGACCTTCCCTTCGCGCCTCGCCACCACCCATAGGTCCGAAAGAATCAGCTCCCGGAGTTCCTCAGCGAGGCCGACGAAGGCATCGAGTGACAGTGCGGAGCACGAAGGAAGGCGCGCGATCGTATTGCAAAACACTGGATGGAGTTGCGCCATCGCCGTCCGGAGGTCGGCACGGTCGAGACATTCGAAACGCAGTCTGCCCGCCGGTTCACCGCCGCGCGGGTCGCCCGTTGACGACAGGATGCCGGGAGTAGGTATGCGTGAGAGAGCGCCGAAAGCCATGCCTTTCCAAGGAGGCGGCGACTAGGGGCACCACGGTCGGTTCGAGGAAGGGCTTGCCGCCCGTCTCGCCGTCAAAGCGTATACCACCCCCCCGCAACTGCAGTGGTGGCTGGGCTGGCGCGAGGATCCTATCGACCCGTTCATCGAGCCATGCCACCGCCTGACCGACGACATGGTCGAGCAGTTCTGCCGCATTCCCAGTCACTGCCACGTCACCGGGAACCCCAGGCGTTCGCTCCCCAGATGCACGCTGTCGCCCGGGACGTAGGCATTGCGGCTGCGCGCGAGGCCGAATCGACAGCCGCCGTGAAAGCCTCGCGCTCGGCGCACACCGATTCCCAAGGCCCCTCTCCGGCCACGATCCTGCGGTAAGCGTTCGCGCTGGTCCACGTCGGCGCGGATCTCGCCTCCTCCGCGCATGCGAGCGCCACATCGACGATCTCCGCAAACGGGCGGCCCTCCGCACGGTGCGGCGACGACACTCCTTCGGACTGTCGCTTAGCGTCTGCCTGGACTCCATTTCGCCGCAGGACATACGCGAGAACTGAGACGGTCCTTTCCAGATCCTGCCGCTCGTGCTCGGCCCGGATCCTGAACCGTACACGCTCCTCACCCCTCGGTACCGCCGGCACGATCAGTCCTTCCGCCCATACGCCTTCTCGAAACAAGTCGCGAAGGACGTCCCGCATCAGCGGTTCATAACCGATTCTGACCGAATGGATGGCTGACTCGCCTCTCTTGTACTGTGGAATTCCCTCGGCAGCCAGGCCATCCTGGAACACCTGGATATTCGCGCGCAGTCGCGCCAACAGTGCCCCGTCGTCACGGATACGCTGCAGAGCGGCCGATGCGGCCGCCGCCTGCACGCCCGGCAGACCGACGGAGAACACGATCGTCTTCGCAAAGTGGCGCAGATAGTCCGCGGTCGCCGTATCTGTGGCGATCCATCCGCCCATGCTTCCAAGCGCCTTGCTGAGCGATCCCATCAATAGATCGGGCAGCGGGCACCCTAGCGACTCCGCAGACCCGCGTCCCTGCGCTCCTAGCATCCCGGTGGCATGGGCGTCGTCCACCATGAGACGAGCGCCGTAATGGCGGGCGACCCGGGAAAGT
This genomic window from Betaproteobacteria bacterium contains:
- a CDS encoding AMP-binding protein yields the protein MGQNLAAHSIPALLADRGHAGRAIVYNSAASHDEIRFERLLRCAATLSRDLSRAGVDEGRPIASVLPTSFDALVIILAAWMHRSPVCLLPWQMRGHVRHAALLRDTLGCVAPGVTFVPKGQRHPGEGRCAATPLCHAIEPGQLLSDDGSPIRWNSVPDDLAILQLSSGTTGRPRLIPITHAHLVANATAIAERAGTGPDTPIVSWMPLHHDMGLGVFTQALFGGGDLIMLPTEVFSATPWSWLTAIQTHRGAPSTATPSSLRLLGLLASRGARPRVDLSSLGYVWVGAEPVFPHALIRFEEGLRADRLGEWVLQPAYGLAEASSRRRLAGAGRHAWNWGSIRNSCWPDESCHVTGPGLAGCSGTVLRWIACT
- a CDS encoding pyridoxal phosphate-dependent aminotransferase family protein translates to MSASDSDILAVDSRHASLSDFNQGIASDLFERTRRFQGFLKDWRGREFDRYLLPVLSYHGGRARVRENGQGSVREVIMFCSADYLGLARDEAVLGAAAQALRSHGASVSSVPAIAGTTDLHTELERHIADFVGAEACVLFPTGHAANIGTIGALCGIRDLVVVDKQIHYSFIEGNQGSRMPLGELQALGSGPSCSGSRTSAVRRSDRGVLVVVEGVYGIDGDVAPLAELSRVARHYGARLMVDDAHATGMLGAQGRGSAESLGCPLPDLLMGSLSKALGSMGGWIATDTATADYLRHFAKTIVFSVGLPGVQAAAASAALQRIRDDGALLARLRANIQVFQDGLAAEGIPQYKRGESAIHSVRIGYEPLMRDVLRDLFREGVWAEGLIVPAVPRGEERVRFRIRAEHERQDLERTVSVLAYVLRRNGVQADAKRQSEGVSSPHRAEGRPFAEIVDVALACAEEARSAPTWTSANAYRRIVAGEGPWESVCAEREAFTAAVDSASRAAAMPTSRATACIWGANAWGSR